The following nucleotide sequence is from Acyrthosiphon pisum isolate AL4f chromosome A2, pea_aphid_22Mar2018_4r6ur, whole genome shotgun sequence.
CCACAATCCCCCAAAGTTAAGTAATGGATCCGCAACTGgagaattaataattagtaaactaTCTTAAAAAAAGCACCACTATAACTACACTACAGGGAGGCACAGAAGAAACTATGTTTGAGTCCCAATTTGAATAACTGGTGTAGAGATGCATTGCACAATATTACAGCCCATTACACCCCAACTAATCTGTTAATGTTAAagattagaatttaaattttaaatcacagcaaataaaagtattctaattaaaaaaaaaagaaaattatgacttataatacttattagtatctaatatctatgtaCCAGAACTGAAAAcccatttttaaatgtacattttttaattaatattttttaatttagtttcgATTTCTGgaatattatttgtgaaaaatcatataatactacactaaaaaaacaatgttacatcaatcatacaaaaaaaaaaattaaatgtacactGCCGCCCTAAGAATGTCGTAATTTCCCTTAATgtcattttgagaaaaaatacattttatgtttagtaGTTTTTGGTAGttctattttcataattataatatttttcaaagtaaaatCCATAGTTTCTTATGAAAATATACCCAATGAATGCAATGGAACtttgattcaattttattttcaattttttttttcgccaaGATTTATGATTTGATATTTATACTAAGTAAGCTATTAGTTATTCAGAATTGTTTACGTGTAAAAAATGTCGCAATTCTGATTACAGCATTTTACACAACATAATTACGGTATATTAGTTATGTAGGTTTAGAACTTAATGTATTTGctaattaatttacatgtttaaaatatgtttttttataataaataaacaatattgttattattattatgttactgaATCATATctgttaattttattctttttagtctatcatttatatatatacaaggttgcttgatacaaaataataataattaaaatattaatattatagtatgtacaattttacaaatattaatacttttgttGATTGTTATtagatttaacaatttaattgtttacgTATTTGGCCGAGAAAATGGTTCTAAAGATCCAGGTTGTACCCAAGATAAATGTTGAGACTTGTTGTCAttttcctataaaataaaataattatttaaaaaaatcaattattgttgtattataaaattatatataacacagttagtatattaataaatagtatttacatattataatgatttaaaatttgtagttaagtaaattgtgttatttattaacttttatgtgtttaaactattaaacattcaatattaatttaataaaatacaaacttttTGTTGGAGCCATGAACGTCTTATTGTTCCATGAATTTCTTCGTCATAAATATCGAATAGCAAATAATTTGGATCATTATTCTCTGAAAGTTTTGGTTGCTTATATATATCAACTTGACTTTGTCTTACACAGTCCTCACATTTTTTCATATACTTCTCATTATctgtttttaatctaaaaataaattgttgataaattatccaccaaaaatgtgtaatataatatttacaattcagCAGCTTCTGAATTTTCAGGAGTTTTAGTTCTAGGTATATCATAAAATGATTTTGATACATGATCTATTACATGCCAAATACGACTAACTCCTTTTTTCCATTCTGGAAAATGATATTGAATATTCATTTCCCCACTAACTGGATTGACCAATGGATGAAATAGAGGTGTCTCAAATATCACTTTGGGACAATCACAATTTGGCCATTTACTATCTATAAgtaaacgaaaacgaaaaactCCATTTTTATAAAGCCCATACCTCGGGAAAATTACTCCAAACCATActgaaaaacacaatataaaattggtAATCTTTTAgtcaatattgattatataatttttgcttACTGAATGGAGTTTTATCAGCTGGTATAACATACACTcctggtattaatttttttgctcAGAATAttactgaaattaaattttgacaataattgattacaaaattgaatatctatatttatgtgTACACACTAAtagaaatctcaaaatattctTACACATAACACAATATAACTAAGATAACATTTAATACTATATCCACGACCAGGGGNNNNNNNNNNNNNNNNNNNNNNNNNNNNNNNNNNNNNNNNNNNNNNNNNNNNNNNNNNNNNNNNNNNNNNNNNNNNNNNNNNNNNNNNNNNNNNNNNNNNNNNNNNNNNNNNNNNNNNNNNNNNNNNNNNNNNNNNNNNNNNNNNNNNNNNNNNNNNNNNNNNNNNNNNNNNNNNNNNNNNNNNNNNNNNNNNNNNNNNNNNNNNNNNNNNNNNNNNNNNNNNNNNNNNNNNNNNNNNNNNNNNNNNNNNNNNNNNNNNNNNNNNNNNNNNNNNNNNNNNNNNNNNNNNNNNNNNNNNNNNNNNNNNNNNNNNNNNNNNNNNNNNNNNNNNNNNNNNNNNNNNNNNNNNNNNNNNNNNNNNNNNNNNNNNNNNNNNNNNNNNNNNNNNNNNNNNNNNNNNNNNNNNNNNNNNNNNNNNNNNNNNNNNNNNNNNNNNNNNNNNNNNNNNNNNNNNNNNNNNNNNNNNNNNNNNNNNNNNNNNNNNNNNNNNNNNNNNNNNNNNNNNNN
It contains:
- the LOC100165742 gene encoding AKT-interacting protein; its protein translation is MLKTSKLETRSSGNSDEAFHRTGSFRRVIPPGNDTTGISAKKLIPGVYVIPADKTPFIWFGVIFPRYGLYKNGVFRFRLLIDSKWPNCDCPKVIFETPLFHPLVNPVSGEMNIQYHFPEWKKGVSRIWHVIDHVSKSFYDIPRTKTPENSEAAELLKTDNEKYMKKCEDCVRQSQVDIYKQPKLSENNDPNYLLFDIYDEEIHGTIRRSWLQQKENDNKSQHLSWVQPGSLEPFSRPNT